ACAAAGTCATCCCTCTGCCATTCAGGTGCTTATGAAGTCAAATGGATAGACCCTGGATCCTTAACGCCCACAACTAACTGGAAAGTTGACAAGAACTGTTCTCCAACTTACTTTTGGAAAACATGAAAGCGTCGTTACTCATCAGGATGTGAAGAACGGCGCGCCAACCTGAAACAGGAAATTAATGACAACGACTTTGCATGACTTCAACTATCCCTGGGTGCCGGATCAGGGGAATGGCAGGTTTCGAAACCCGGTGATTCATGCCGACTACTCCGATCCCGACGTGATCCGGCATGGCCGTGATTTCTGGATGGTCGCCTCCAGTTTCACAGCCACTCCCGGACTTCCGATCCTGCATTCGTATGACCTTGTGAACTGGACGCTGGTCAATCACGCCATCCGGCAAGTACCGCACGAGAGTTACCGCGAAGTGCGCCCCGGATGTGGCGTCTGGGCGCCATCCATCCGGTTCCACAACAACCTGTTCTGGGTTGTCTTCCCCATGCCGGACGAGGGCATCTACGTGACTACCGCCACAGATCCGCGCGACGAATGGTGCGAACCCTGGCTCCTGCAGGCGGCCAAGGGCTGGATTGATCCGTGTCCGTTCTGGGATGATGATGGGAAAGCCTATCTCTTCCATGCCTATGCCAATTCGCGGTCAGGCAAGAAAGAGCGCATCCATGCCCGTCCTATGTCACCCGATGGACGCACCTTGCTGGGAGAAGGACAGGAAATCATTCACACCCCCCACCACGCCTATCTTGAGGGGCCCAAACTCCATAAATTGAAAGACTGGTATTACATCCTGGCGCCAGGCGGCGGCGTGCCTCAGGGCTGGCAGGTGGCTTTTCGTTCTCGCAATGTCTTTGGACCGTATGAAGAGAAAGTGGTACTCGAACGCGGCTCCACAGCCATCAATGGACCGCACCAGGGCGCTCTCGTGGACTCGCCCGACGGCAAGTGGTGGTTCGTCCATTTCCAGGATACCGGCCCCTTCGGCCGCATCACCCACCTGCAACCCGTGGAATGGCACGACGACTGGCCACGGATGGGAGAAGATTACGACGGCAACGGAGTTGGTGAACCCGTTTCCGAATGGACCAAACCGGTGTTGGACAAGTCGATTCCCGTGGCAATACCCCAAACCAGCGACACCTTCGACTCTGAACGGCTTGGGCTCCAATGGCAATGGCAGGCCAACCACGACGGTTCCTGGTATTCCCTGGCAGCTCGACCAGGTTGGTTACGCCTTTACGCACAACCGTCGGCGCTGACAGACCCGTGTCGCATCCCTCACTTGCTGATGCAGAAATTCCCGGCCCGACGATTCAGCGTGGAGGCTCGTATCGATTTTCAGCCCGCTGGCCCAGGCGAGTTAGCCGGGATTGCCGTCATTGGCGGCGGA
This bacterium DNA region includes the following protein-coding sequences:
- a CDS encoding glycoside hydrolase 43 family protein; its protein translation is MTTTLHDFNYPWVPDQGNGRFRNPVIHADYSDPDVIRHGRDFWMVASSFTATPGLPILHSYDLVNWTLVNHAIRQVPHESYREVRPGCGVWAPSIRFHNNLFWVVFPMPDEGIYVTTATDPRDEWCEPWLLQAAKGWIDPCPFWDDDGKAYLFHAYANSRSGKKERIHARPMSPDGRTLLGEGQEIIHTPHHAYLEGPKLHKLKDWYYILAPGGGVPQGWQVAFRSRNVFGPYEEKVVLERGSTAINGPHQGALVDSPDGKWWFVHFQDTGPFGRITHLQPVEWHDDWPRMGEDYDGNGVGEPVSEWTKPVLDKSIPVAIPQTSDTFDSERLGLQWQWQANHDGSWYSLAARPGWLRLYAQPSALTDPCRIPHLLMQKFPARRFSVEARIDFQPAGPGELAGIAVIGGGESATLSLDRTIGGYHLSFRINGVEQSKVALPTRVMRLRVDVDENANCSFGWADDNGEFSDCGPVFQAKEGGWMGSKVGLFSQRPINSDLSGYADFDYFQFSKLAENRGGSEWECLEISPKIDRHLT